The following proteins are encoded in a genomic region of Candidatus Latescibacterota bacterium:
- the accB gene encoding acetyl-CoA carboxylase biotin carboxyl carrier protein gives MILRDMIMELVSILKSEDLDEIEVRTLWRTVRVARRSQKVSASPETIVSAPSPAVPAIEDMTTPVPKPEPVSGKDTEEKEQPGARELTPAGTDEGMEEIVSPMVGTFYSSPGPDIDAFVTPGQHVEVGQVICIIEAMKLMNEVEAEKSGTIKKILVNNSQPVEFGQPLFLIESA, from the coding sequence GTGATACTGCGAGACATGATAATGGAACTTGTATCGATCCTCAAGAGCGAGGATCTTGACGAGATAGAGGTCAGGACATTATGGCGTACTGTCAGGGTTGCCAGGCGTTCACAGAAGGTATCCGCGTCCCCTGAGACAATCGTGTCCGCGCCTTCCCCCGCAGTTCCAGCGATCGAAGACATGACGACTCCCGTGCCGAAGCCAGAGCCTGTTTCCGGGAAGGACACGGAGGAGAAAGAACAGCCCGGGGCCCGGGAACTTACTCCTGCCGGGACAGACGAAGGGATGGAAGAGATTGTTTCTCCTATGGTTGGCACATTCTACTCCTCTCCAGGCCCTGACATCGACGCTTTCGTTACGCCCGGGCAGCATGTCGAAGTGGGGCAGGTCATATGTATTATCGAAGCGATGAAGCTGATGAATGAGGTAGAAGCCGAGAAAAGTGGTACGATCAAAAAAATACTCGTCAATAACTCCCAGCCAGTCGAATTCGGTCAGCCGCTTTTTTTGATCGAATCGGCCTGA